In Amycolatopsis endophytica, the following are encoded in one genomic region:
- the mihF gene encoding integration host factor, actinobacterial type, with product MALPQLTEEQRKAALEKAAAARRARAELKERLKRGGTTLTDVLKQADEDEVLGKMKVSALLEALPGVGKVRAQQTMERLEIAPSRRLRGLGDRQRKALLAEFSGE from the coding sequence GTGGCACTTCCCCAGCTGACCGAGGAACAGCGCAAGGCGGCGCTGGAGAAGGCCGCTGCCGCTCGTCGTGCCCGCGCGGAGCTGAAGGAGCGCCTCAAGCGAGGCGGCACCACGCTCACCGACGTGCTGAAGCAGGCCGACGAGGACGAGGTTCTCGGCAAGATGAAGGTCTCCGCCCTGCTCGAAGCCCTCCCCGGCGTCGGCAAGGTGCGCGCCCAGCAGACCATGGAGCGCCTGGAGATCGCACCGAGCCGGCGGCTGCGCGGCCTTGGTGACCGGCAGCGCAAGGCGCTGCTGGCCGAGTTCAGCGGCGAGTGA